A stretch of Dysidea avara chromosome 5, odDysAvar1.4, whole genome shotgun sequence DNA encodes these proteins:
- the LOC136256442 gene encoding sacsin-like, with translation MAGSDEDGYFGQETPPLTDEIKEILEEYPDGQIFKEMLQNADDAKATEVKFFIDERSHGQHNLLHPSLAKFQGPALLAYNNAVFTDEDWTNIQKLKRSSKRSDPFKVGKFGIGFNSVFHITDVPAIISGKWLCFMDPQKRLWRGDPGHKYKLTNNTQQNSDSFSPFKFTDHCSLGTRQQYNGTLIRFPLRNEPSGLSNKLYTVAKLKELLKALKDDATILLLFLRYIERIEVFTINTSSIVSKIFSVEADRATENQRRQIKDAFLSEVEKYHSDSNSQLPRLQYEARITVHDVQLGTQSDYQWMIMHWVGSTDKDVIKASSKVSSLPWIGLAVPLTLQCSSRLFCFLPLPDSKEVNPPLPVCVHGTFGLNKDRRHLKWITSDMKNDDGALWNEVLLSKILPSCYAEFLILLKRKCKPEAFYSFWPHASVINNTNWKIILKPLLPLLLQGQYIWSGNGRWVGLDSSVCVVPQVNSSQFPKVVIDVLIRCGKTVVVLPDNVWDAVKFIHGSSYPFTTITPSVVRQAIRSNSQSYANSSRADKFHLLHYCLYDGNYHDLNGLILLPAVVSTFVAFSTNQSGVKMHVCDKKFLNTKLLANNSSTLVNVEGDDVSLHHKLIEVANSRCTQLQILTPESVAVLLKQTSPFQNGRCCYGSAGGFYNENWLKTFWSWVAVYSLSYFVNIPLVPVCGGRNSNGFKVVALTHRDYTRTFIYNRSTSLFYTGLVSGAEKFGCHLTCLDYSFLYHSELNNYVPQLSQSVLLSIAAQMNYQSTVFSQEEAKALKYFLFQHPVSIFLNAGQKLVAANLGIFTVLQTNKLTSLQNAKSYVGGNDAAMLVTEPDIISKYTFCLLPSPLIITCERDIVTNLQARLPGTCWVPTKLQLIVHVILLAVENIQLSRDHILKVTSTLLDPTEYYSLINTSGGQALANKLRSLKYLPTSKNSDLFSPCEVYDPMDHVVKELFEGQNVFPIAPFSSVHFPVLKQLGMKDCNTLSPSGVIRVTDIICNQTDTRAKVKRANNLLAFLSSPTGNRLLNEYYNNRPLDQTLRSLQWLPVNTAPPKGYPKCLGWKGSSSSQFVSAESLHVSSSPEEHKKLPHLIGSQMKILQYEGTLSVKLIASLNIPQSVPVNAMIQQLLDLINHKTEIEIAKFKSILTLLYTYLQRAAQSNVNSQYWQQLSQSEVVQVSDNKFVLPSVVACSFDEKCMTVGKLEPYWYILPSDLQQYRSLFCYVGAKDKVTVSDVLLIPETMSSSSNHNISFQQQFEVVNKVLKWLCNFTEHEIKRVYDKTSVPISTGDKNKLVLKPAKQVAFLDSDLNWVGDDSDDLGDVLEDYFLVHSSISYDMCCRLQLKPLNTVIANSEEICFEQGGQTEPLTTRLNRILREYKDTSVIQELLQNADDAGATEVAIYYDTRKHDSSRLFFPGMANSYGPALLFYNNAKFSEEDFEDIRKIAGETKVNKPLKIGKFGVGFCSVYHITDVPSFVSGEHLVVFDPTLQCLHKEIKSELNPGIKINFNKHRLLKKSNQLAPYAGVCGFNPKVPFQGTLFRFPLRSKGSKVSDNVYTEAMLLNMIEQVKENCSKLLMFLSNVKKISFHRSQGGSFTKDFEITTTKHKVQNNNDVVMCKVQVTTMSPSNQNKEDNWLIASKDKQLQQKHGTASVSVKVELSSSNQFCVVAVKGECFCFLPLNIETGLPVHVSSNFAVMTNRRGIWKADNVSTATKESNWNKALMESVVVQSYLMLLLHLQQMQQNGSLVEYTFHSLWPVTLREVNPWKLFVDKLYVDIFTSKHTLFFTEITTSWQRFNECKFLSDKILAIGFDNELHSSVYYVATVLKLPVVNLPNTLWDKLEKYANFKSQILDEEQFIKYFYNDETLSKISVQDKTKIVAASLIVYANNRNNKALPDLMKNTKCIPCSPDGYNFKYPHEVLNPASDITKLFSPEDGMFPDEAFLNSNSLIVTALSNLLMKSLSWELIIDRAKYVQTWYNQNSKEALNRLVILMDCINDNSSTEMPDGQTEQELQKIVFLPVMKKPNNYPISWKGDAVASLLSGPELIKASQDINSVNAVYACGSQVAILDTQFLPQQSHNLANRMLKVLGIKHEIEITNVIAHFTELLEWFQNCEIDKDVLSITNTITNSVYQYLARKLNTNSSDEVLLNGISSLTDKHCIWNAP, from the exons ATGTTCCAGCCATCATTAGTGGAAAATGGCTTTGTTTCATGGATCCACAGAAGAGATTGTGGAGAGGTGACCCTGGTCACAAGTACAAGCTCACCAACAACACACAACAAAACAGTGATTCATTTTCACCATTCAAGTTTACAGATCATTGTAGTCTGGGAACACGACAACAATATAATGGAACTCTTATTCGATTTCCACTTAGAAATGAGCCCTCTGGCCTTTCTAATAAGCTCTATACTGTAGCAAAACTTAAAGAGCTCTTGAAAGCTCTTAAAGATGATGCTACGatcttgttgttgtttttaagGTATATAGAAAGAATTGAAGTATTTACAATTAATACAAGTAGCATAGTGAGTAAAATTTTCAGTGTTGAAGCTGACAGGGCTACTGAGAATCAAAGGAGACAAATAAAAGATGCCTTTTTGAGTGAAGTAGAGAAATACCATTCTGATTCTAATTCGCAATTACCACGCTTACAGTATGAAGCGAGGATTACTGTACATGATGTTCAGTTAGGAACACAGTCAGATTACCAATGGATGATTATGCACTGGGTAGGCTCTACAGATAAGGATGTTATAAAAGCATCAAGTAAGGTGTCTAGTCTTCCCTGGATTGGTCTAGCTGTGCCCCTCACATTGCAGTGTTCCAGCagattgttttgttttctgcctCTTCCAGACAGTAAAGAGGTTAATCCACCATTACCAGTTTGTGTTCATGGTACCTTTGGGTTGAATAAGGATCGTCGTCATTTGAAATGGATAACCTCTGATATGAAGAATGATGATGGAGCATTGTGGAATGAAGTTTTGTTGTCAAAGATCCTGCCATCTTGTTATGCAGAATTCCTTATTCTTTTGAAAAGGAAATGTAAGCCAGAGGCATTCTATTCTTTTTGGCCACATGCCTCTGTTATCAATAACACAAACTGGAAAATTATTTTGAAGCCATTGTTGCCACTTTTGCTACAAGGTCAATATATTTGGTCAGGGAATGGTAGGTGGGTAGGGCTAGACTCATCAGTGTGTGTAGTACCACAGGTGAACAGTAGCCAGTTTCCTAAAGTTGTTATTGATGTACTCATCAGATGTGGTAAAACAGTAGTGGTGCTGCCTGATAATGTTTGGGATGCAGTGAAGTTTATCCATGGAAGCTCTTATCCATTTACCACTATCACCCCATCTGTAGTAAGGCAGGCTATTAGAAGTAACTCTCAGAGCTATGCAAACTCGAGCAGAGCAGATAAATTCCACTTGCTACACTATTGCTTGTACGATGGAAATTATCATGATCTTAATGGTTTAATCCTACTTCCTGCTGTTGTCAGCACTTTTGTAGCATTTAGTACTAACCAATCAGGAGTTAAAATGCATGTTTGTGATAAAAAGTTTCTGAACACAAAATTGTTAGCTAACAACAGTTCAACCTTGGTCAATGTAGAAGGTGATGATGTCAGTTTACATCATAAACTAATAGAAGTAGCTAACAGTAGGTGTACACAACTTCAGATCTTGACACCTGAAAGTGTTGCTGTGTTACTTAAGCAAACTTCACCATTCCAAAATGGACGGTGTTGTTATGGATCTGCTGGTGGTTTCTATAATGAGAATTGGTTGAAAACATTTTGGAGTTGGGTAGCAGTGTATAGCCTATCATATTTCGTTAATATTCCACTGGTCCCTGTTTGTGGTGGAAGAAATTCCAATGGTTTCAAAGTTGTAGCATTGACACATAGAGATTACACTCGTACTTTTATATACAACAGGAGTACAAGTTTGTTTTATACAGGGTTAGTTAGTGGTGCAGAAAAGTTTGGATGTCATTTAACTTGTTTGGATTACTCATTTCTCTATCATTCTGAACTCAACAACTATGTTCCTCAACTGTCCCAATCTGTTTTGTTGAGCATTGCTGCTCAAATGAACTATCAGAGTACTGTGTTTTCACAAGAAGAAGCTAAAGCATTAAAATATTTCTTATTCCAACATCCTGTTAGCATTTTTTTGAATGCTGGGCAGAAGTTAGTTGCAGCAAATTTGGGCATTTTTACTGttttgcaaacaaacaaattaacatCTTTACAAAATGCTAAAAGTTATGTTGGAGGAAACGATGCTGCAATGTTAGTCACAGAACCAGACATCATTAGCAAATACACATTTTGCCTTCTGCCTAGTCCACTGATTATTACATGTGAACGAGACATTGTCACAAACCTGCAGGCTAGGCTACCTGGAACTTGTTGGGTTCCTACAAAACTACAGCTAATTGTTCATGTGATCTTGTTAGCAGTTGAAAATATACAACTAAGTAGAGATCACATTTTGAAGGTGACATCAACACTATTAGACCCCACTGAGTATTACAGTTTGATCAATACATCAGGAGGTCAAGCTTTAGCAAACAAACTGAGGTCATTGAAGTATTTGCCAACTAGTAAAAATAGTGACTTATTCTCACCATGTGAAGTGTATGATCCTATGGATCATGTGGTGAAGGAATTGTTTGAAGGTCAAAATGTATTTCCTATTGCCCCATTTTCAAGTGTACACTTCCCTGTTTTAAAACAACTTGGCATGAAGGATTGTAATACACTAAGTCCATCAGGtgttattagagttactgataTTATTTGCAATCAAACTGACACACGAGCTAAAGTAAAACGAGCTAATAACCTTTTAGCATTTCTCTCTTCTCCCACTGGTAACAGGTTGCTAAATGAGTACTATAATAATCGTCCGCTAGATCAAACCCTTCGTTCTCTACAATGGTTACCTGTTAATACAGCACCACCTAAAGGTTATCCAAAATGTCTTGGTTGGAAAGGATCTAGCAGTAGTCAATTTGTCTCTGCTGAAAGCTTACATGTCAGTAGTTCACCAGAAGAACATAAGAAACTTCCTCACTTGATAGGTTCACAGATGAAGATTCTTCAGTATGAGGGGACACTGTCAGTAAAGTTGATAGCATCACTAAACATTCCACAAAGTGTACCAGTAAATGCAATGATTCAGCAATTACTGGATTTGATTAATCACAAGACAGAAATTGAAATTGCAAAGTTTAAATCCATTTTAACCCTGCTGTACACTTATCTTCAGAGAGCAGCACAGAGTAATGTCAATAGTCAGTATTGGCAACAACTAAGTCAGTCAGAAGTAGTACAAGTCAGTGATAACAAGTTTGTACTACCTAGTGTAGTGGCTTGTTCTTTTGATGAGAAGTGTATGACTGTAGGTAAACTAGAGCCTTACTGGTATATCTTACCCAGTGATCTTCAGCAGTATAGGTCATTGTTCTGTTATGTTGGTGCAAAAGACAAGGTCACAGTTTCTGATGTTTTGCTTATACCAGAAACTATGTCTAGTAGTTCAAATCATAATATCAGTTTCCAACAGCAATTTGAAGTTGTTAACAAGGTCTTGAAATGGCTGTGTAATTTTACTGAACATGAAATTAAGAGGGTATATGATAAGACGTCTGTACCAATTAGCACTGGTGATAAGAATAAGCTGGTACTAAAGCCTGCTAAGCAAGTTGCATTTTTAGATAGTGACTTAAATTGGGTTGGTGATGACAGTGATGACCTTGGTGATGTTTTGGAAGATTATTTCTTAGTCCATTCTTCCATCAGTTATGACATGTGTTGTAGACTACAACTGAAGCCACTCAACACAGTGATTGCTAATTCTGAAGAAATTTGTTTTGAGCAAGGTGGTCAGACTGAACCACTCACTACTCGTCTTAACAGAATACTGAGGGAGTATAAAGACACTAGTGTGATTCAAGAGTTGTTACAAAATGCTGATGATGCTGGAGCCACCGAAGTAGCAATATATTATGACACAAGGAAACATGATAGTAGCCGTCTCTTCTTTCCTGGAATGGCTAACAGCTATGGTCCTGCACTGTTGTTCTACAACAATGCTAAATTTAGCGAAGAAGATTTTGAGGACATAAGAAAAATAGCTGGAGAGACAAAGGTAAACAAACCACTGAAGATTGGAAAATTTGGAGTTGGATTTTGCTCAGTTTATCACATAACAGATGTTCCTTCATTTGTAAGTGGAGAACACCTAGTTGTGTTTGATCCCACACTTCAGTGTCTACATAAAGAGATTAAGAGTGAACTTAATCCAGGCATTAAAATAAATTTCAACAAACATCGTCTTTTAAAAAAGTCGAATCAATTAGCACCATATGCAGGAGTATGTGGATTCAACCCTAAAGTACCATTTCAAGGAACACTGTTCCGGTTTCCACTACGTTCAAAGGGTAGCAAGGTTAGTGACAATGTTTACACAGAAGCTATGCTACTAAACATGATTGAGCAAGTAAAGGAAAATTGCTCAAAGTTGTTAATGTTTCTGAGCAATGTTAAGAAGATATCATTTCATCGATCACAAGGAGGTAGTTTtacaaaagattttgaaataacCACAACTAAACATAAGGTGCAAAACAACAATGATGTGGTGATGTGTAAGGTACAGGTTACCACTATGTCTCCATCAAATCAGAATAAGGAAGATAACTGGTTGATTGCCAGTAAGGATAAACAGTTGCAGCAAAAGCATGGAACAGCATCAGTGTCTGTCAAGGTGGAGCTAAGTAGTAGTAATCAATTTTGTGTAGTTGCTGTCAAAGGAGAGTGTTTCTGTTTTCTACCACTCAACATTGAGACTGGACTACCGGTTCATGTTAGTAGTAATTTTGCAGTCATGACTAACCGTCGTGGAATATGGAAAGCTGACAATGTTAGTACTGCAACAAAGGAATCAAACTGGAATAAAGCATTGATGGAGTCAGTTGTAGTTCAAAGCTACCTAATGCTTCTATTGCACTTGCAGCAAATGCAACAAAATGGATCACTTGTTGAGTATACTTTCCATAGTCTTTGGCCTGTAACTCTAAGAGAGGTAAATCCATGGAAGCTTTTTGTAGATAAATTGTATGTTGACATTTTTACAAGCAAACATACTCTATTCTTTACAGAAATCACTACCAGTTGGCAAAGATTTAATGAGTGCAAGTTTTTGTCTGATAAGATATTAGCAATTGGTTTTGACAATGAGTTACATTCATCAGTGTATTATGTGGCTACTGTACTAAAGCTTCCAGTGGTTAATCTTCCCAATACACTATGGGATAAACTCGAAAAGTATGCtaatttcaaatcacaaatacTGGATGAAGAACAGTTTATCAAATACTTTTACAATGATGAAACACTGTCAAAAATTTCAGTACAGGATAAAACTAAGATAGTTGCAGCATCTCTGATAGTCTATGCCAACAACAGAAACAATAAAGCATTGCCAGACTTAATGAAAAATACAAAGTGTATACCATGTAGTCCTGATGGATATAACTTCAAATATCCACATGAAGTTTTGAATCCTGCTTCAGATATAACTAAACTATTTTCACCTGAAGATGGTATGTTTCCAGATGAAGCATTTCTGAATAGTAACAGTCTTATTGTGACAGCTCTTAGTAACCTTCTGATGAAGTCTTTGTCATGGGAGCTGATAATTGATCGAGCAAAGTATGTGCAGACGTGGTATAATCAAAATAGCAAAGAAGCTTTGAATCGGCTTGTCATCTTGATGGATTGCATTAACGACAATTCTAGCACTGAAATGCCTGATGGACAGACTGAACAAGAACTGCAAAAAATTGTTTTTCTTCCCGTTATGAAAAAGCCCAACAATTATCCCATTTCTTGGAAAGGTGATGCAGTAGCAAGTCTCTTATCTGGTCCAGAGCTGATAAAAGCATCACAAGATATAAACAGTGTTAATGCAGTGTATGCATGTGGATCACAAGTAGCTATTCTTGATACACAATTCTTACCACAACAATCTCATAATCTGGCCAACAGAATGCTTAAAGTATTAGGGATTAAGCATGAAATTGAGATCACTAATGTTATCGCTCATTTTACAGAACTATTGGAATGGTTTCAAAATTGTGAAATTGACAAGGATGTTTTAAGTATCACAAACACTATAACTAACAGTGTATATCAGTATTTAGCTAGAAAGCTTAATACTAACAGCAGTGATGAAGTTTTGTTGAATGGAATATCATCTTTAACAGACAAACACTGCATTTGGAATG CTCCCTGA